Proteins from one Impatiens glandulifera chromosome 2, dImpGla2.1, whole genome shotgun sequence genomic window:
- the LOC124925902 gene encoding uncharacterized protein At4g37920-like isoform X1 has translation MELASVSMRGSSSFPVRPSVPSSSRNCICSFSLHRNLNRAPSSVNHKPKGCGFPKSARLHLFVLEAVVSDTAILHNDSEEEDDPNMTRVCDKLIDVFMVDKPTSTDWRRLLAFSREWSNIRPHFYKRCQDKADSQFEPEMKHKLLRFARKLKEVDEDVQRHDELLAVIKNAPLEINETVVKLRKDFTKEFFIHLHNVAESYHDNPSEQNTLLQLGDMCLAAIQDHDTATESVEALNVAELKFQDIVNSPSLDVACRKIDDLAAKNQLDSALVLMITKAWSAAKESNMTKGEVKDILYHLYMTAQGNLQRFMPKEIMILKYLITIEDPEEELCALKDAFTPPVEELDVDSLYTTPEKLHIWIKTVVDAYNFSKDGTLLKEAKDLMNPKIIQRLGRLQKLVLDKFM, from the exons ATGGAACTGGCTTCGGTGTCAATGCGCGGCTCTTCTTCTTTCCCAGTTAGACCGTCCGTCCCCTCCTCTTCAAGAAATTGCATATGTTCTTTCTCTCTTCACCGCAATCTGAACCGAGCGCCATCATCTGTCAATCATAAACCCAAAG GCTGTGGGTTTCCTAAATCAGCAAGACTGCATCTTTTTGTGCTGGAAGCTGTAGTCAGTGATACAGCTATATTGCACAATGattcagaagaagaagatgatccAAATATGACTCGAGTATGTGACAAACTGATTGATGTTTTCATGGTTGATAAGCCAACTTCAACAGACTGGAGAAGATTACTAGCTTTTAGCAGGGAATGGAGTAACATCAGACCTCATTTCTACAAGCGTTGTCAGGACAAAGCAGACAGTCAGTTTGAACCTGAGATGAAACACAAGCTATTACGATTTGCAAGGAAGTTGAAGGAG GTTGATGAAGATGTTCAAAGGCATGATGAACTTCTTGCAGTGATAAAGAATGCACCATTGGAGATCAATGAAACTGTTGTGAAACTTAGAAAAGATTTTACTAAAGAGTTCTTCATACATCTACACAATGTAGCAGAATCTTATCATGATAATCCAAGTGAACAGAATA CCTTACTGCAGCTTGGCGACATGTGCTTGGCTGCAATCCAAGATCATGATACTGCAACCGAAAGCGTTGAAGCTCTGAATGTTGCAGAATTGAAGTTTCAAGATATAGTTAATTCTCCTTCTTTAGATGTTGCATGCCGTAAGATTGATGACTTAGCTGCAAAAAATCAACTGGACTCAGCATTGGTGCTTATGATCACGAAAGCCTGGTCTGCTGCCAAGGAATCAAACATGACAAAGGGAGAG GTAAAAGATATACTTTATCATCTATACATGACAGCACAAGGCAACCTTCAAAGGTTTATGCCAAAAGAAATAATGATTCTCAAGTATCTTATAACCATTGAAGATCCTGAAGAAGAGCTGTGTGCCCTAAAAGATGCATTTACTCCCCCCGTGGAAGAACTTGATGTTGATTCTCTGTACAC GACTCCAGAGAAGCTGCATATTTGGATCAAGACTGTGGTGGATGCTTATAATTTCAGCAAGGATGGAACTCTTTTAAAGGAAGCTAAGGATTTAATGAACCCCAAGATAATCCAGAGATTGGGACGATTACAGAAGCTCGTATTGGACAAATTCATGTGA
- the LOC124925902 gene encoding uncharacterized protein At4g37920-like isoform X2 produces the protein MELASVSMRGSSSFPVRPSVPSSSRNCICSFSLHRNLNRAPSSVNHKPKARLHLFVLEAVVSDTAILHNDSEEEDDPNMTRVCDKLIDVFMVDKPTSTDWRRLLAFSREWSNIRPHFYKRCQDKADSQFEPEMKHKLLRFARKLKEVDEDVQRHDELLAVIKNAPLEINETVVKLRKDFTKEFFIHLHNVAESYHDNPSEQNTLLQLGDMCLAAIQDHDTATESVEALNVAELKFQDIVNSPSLDVACRKIDDLAAKNQLDSALVLMITKAWSAAKESNMTKGEVKDILYHLYMTAQGNLQRFMPKEIMILKYLITIEDPEEELCALKDAFTPPVEELDVDSLYTTPEKLHIWIKTVVDAYNFSKDGTLLKEAKDLMNPKIIQRLGRLQKLVLDKFM, from the exons ATGGAACTGGCTTCGGTGTCAATGCGCGGCTCTTCTTCTTTCCCAGTTAGACCGTCCGTCCCCTCCTCTTCAAGAAATTGCATATGTTCTTTCTCTCTTCACCGCAATCTGAACCGAGCGCCATCATCTGTCAATCATAAACCCAAAG CAAGACTGCATCTTTTTGTGCTGGAAGCTGTAGTCAGTGATACAGCTATATTGCACAATGattcagaagaagaagatgatccAAATATGACTCGAGTATGTGACAAACTGATTGATGTTTTCATGGTTGATAAGCCAACTTCAACAGACTGGAGAAGATTACTAGCTTTTAGCAGGGAATGGAGTAACATCAGACCTCATTTCTACAAGCGTTGTCAGGACAAAGCAGACAGTCAGTTTGAACCTGAGATGAAACACAAGCTATTACGATTTGCAAGGAAGTTGAAGGAG GTTGATGAAGATGTTCAAAGGCATGATGAACTTCTTGCAGTGATAAAGAATGCACCATTGGAGATCAATGAAACTGTTGTGAAACTTAGAAAAGATTTTACTAAAGAGTTCTTCATACATCTACACAATGTAGCAGAATCTTATCATGATAATCCAAGTGAACAGAATA CCTTACTGCAGCTTGGCGACATGTGCTTGGCTGCAATCCAAGATCATGATACTGCAACCGAAAGCGTTGAAGCTCTGAATGTTGCAGAATTGAAGTTTCAAGATATAGTTAATTCTCCTTCTTTAGATGTTGCATGCCGTAAGATTGATGACTTAGCTGCAAAAAATCAACTGGACTCAGCATTGGTGCTTATGATCACGAAAGCCTGGTCTGCTGCCAAGGAATCAAACATGACAAAGGGAGAG GTAAAAGATATACTTTATCATCTATACATGACAGCACAAGGCAACCTTCAAAGGTTTATGCCAAAAGAAATAATGATTCTCAAGTATCTTATAACCATTGAAGATCCTGAAGAAGAGCTGTGTGCCCTAAAAGATGCATTTACTCCCCCCGTGGAAGAACTTGATGTTGATTCTCTGTACAC GACTCCAGAGAAGCTGCATATTTGGATCAAGACTGTGGTGGATGCTTATAATTTCAGCAAGGATGGAACTCTTTTAAAGGAAGCTAAGGATTTAATGAACCCCAAGATAATCCAGAGATTGGGACGATTACAGAAGCTCGTATTGGACAAATTCATGTGA